The following are encoded together in the Pontibacter liquoris genome:
- a CDS encoding UDP-N-acetylmuramoyl-tripeptide--D-alanyl-D-alanine ligase — translation MQNSIAFLYQKYLECRHVSTDSRAAQDQSLFFALNGPNFKGARFAATALEKGARYAVVDAPAMAAENVFVVEDTLQALQDLARHHRRQLSIPVIGITGSNGKTTTKELIHAVLSQKYNTLYTQGNLNNHIGVPLTLLRLRPEHEMAIIEMGANHIGEIAQLCTIAQPTHGLITNIGKAHLEGFGSLEGVARGKSELYVHLDNHQGTVFINTTNEHLVRMSRRIEHKVTYPAPGDYYHSELLEASPYVVYKDEEGNVVRTQLVGSYNYENMAGAAAIGKFFGVPLANVNEAIAGYSPVNNRSQVLQQGSNTIILDAYNANPTSMAAAVRNFGNMHAPRKVVILGDMFEMGPESETEHRALGEVVAEQPFDTVILCGKDMQYAAAVNEAFLYFETKPELTKWLQEHPVTESYVLVKGSRGMGLETLVEVL, via the coding sequence ATGCAGAACAGCATCGCCTTTCTATATCAAAAATACCTCGAATGCCGCCACGTCAGCACCGACTCGCGGGCAGCCCAGGACCAAAGCTTATTTTTTGCCCTGAACGGCCCCAACTTTAAAGGCGCCAGGTTTGCCGCCACGGCTCTGGAGAAGGGCGCCCGGTATGCCGTGGTAGATGCCCCGGCCATGGCCGCCGAAAACGTGTTTGTGGTGGAGGATACGCTGCAGGCCCTGCAGGACCTGGCGCGCCACCACCGGCGCCAACTCAGCATCCCCGTTATCGGCATTACGGGCTCCAACGGCAAAACCACCACCAAAGAGCTCATTCATGCCGTGCTGAGCCAGAAGTATAATACCCTCTACACGCAGGGCAACCTCAACAACCACATTGGCGTGCCGCTCACGCTGCTGCGCCTCCGGCCCGAGCACGAGATGGCCATCATCGAAATGGGCGCCAACCACATCGGCGAAATTGCGCAGCTTTGCACCATAGCCCAGCCCACCCATGGCCTGATCACCAACATCGGCAAAGCCCATTTAGAAGGCTTTGGAAGTTTAGAGGGAGTAGCCAGGGGAAAAAGCGAGCTCTACGTGCACCTGGATAACCACCAGGGCACCGTGTTTATAAATACCACCAACGAGCACCTGGTGCGCATGAGCCGCCGCATCGAACATAAAGTAACCTACCCCGCCCCCGGCGACTACTATCATTCCGAGTTACTGGAAGCATCGCCTTATGTGGTGTACAAGGATGAAGAAGGCAACGTAGTACGTACGCAGCTGGTAGGCAGCTACAACTATGAGAACATGGCAGGCGCAGCTGCCATAGGCAAGTTTTTCGGGGTGCCGCTGGCCAACGTCAACGAAGCCATTGCCGGCTACAGTCCGGTCAACAACCGCTCGCAGGTGCTGCAGCAGGGCAGCAACACCATCATCCTGGATGCTTATAACGCCAATCCTACGTCGATGGCCGCTGCTGTGCGCAACTTCGGCAACATGCATGCGCCCCGCAAAGTGGTGATACTGGGCGACATGTTTGAGATGGGCCCCGAAAGCGAAACAGAGCACCGCGCCTTAGGTGAGGTGGTAGCAGAGCAGCCTTTCGATACGGTTATACTTTGCGGCAAGGACATGCAGTATGCCGCTGCGGTGAACGAGGCGTTTTTATACTTTGAAACCAAGCCCGAGCTGACCAAGTGGTTGCAAGAACACCCGGTTACAGAAAGCTACGTGCTGGTAAAAGGCTCCAGAGGCATGGGCCTGGAAACTTTGGTGGAGGTTCTTTAG
- the rfbC gene encoding dTDP-4-dehydrorhamnose 3,5-epimerase — protein MEHTLFHIQGLIEFTPRIFRDERGYFLETFSQKWFEPLGLAPNFVQDNQSVSGRGVLRGLHFQKPPHAQAKLVRVSSGKALDVAVDLRKDSPTYGQHVTCLLDAEKHNQFYIPAGFAHGFVALEDNTTFLYKCTDFYAPTAEGGILWNDPALSISWGIAAPLVSPKDEILPLLKDFDSPF, from the coding sequence ATGGAGCACACGCTTTTTCATATACAGGGACTAATAGAATTTACACCACGTATCTTCCGCGACGAACGGGGCTACTTTCTGGAGACGTTCAGCCAAAAGTGGTTTGAACCGCTAGGCCTGGCTCCTAATTTTGTGCAGGACAATCAGTCGGTGTCGGGCAGGGGCGTTTTGCGGGGGCTACACTTTCAGAAGCCGCCACATGCGCAGGCCAAACTGGTGCGGGTAAGTTCGGGCAAAGCCCTGGATGTGGCCGTAGACCTGCGCAAAGACTCGCCTACCTACGGACAACACGTTACCTGCCTGCTGGATGCTGAAAAGCACAACCAGTTTTACATTCCAGCAGGTTTTGCACACGGCTTTGTGGCCCTGGAAGACAATACCACCTTTCTGTACAAGTGCACAGACTTTTACGCGCCTACAGCAGAAGGCGGTATACTTTGGAACGACCCGGCTCTAAGTATAAGCTGGGGAATTGCAGCGCCGCTGGTATCACCGAAGGATGAGATATTGCCACTACTGAAGGATTTCGACTCGCCATTTTAG
- a CDS encoding glycosyltransferase family 4 protein, whose protein sequence is MRIAIVINTSWNIYNFRMRLLQALLADGHEVIAVAPPDAYSQKLVAAGCTFVPVQMARGTNPFPDLLLVWRLYRAYRQLRPDVVLHYTIKPNIYGAIAAHWAGIPAINNVSGLGSVFITRDHISAIALKLYRVAFRYPAKVFFQNHDDRRLFLRNRLVPASITEVLPGSGIDLQAFRPIGAFRRNQPFVFLMVARVLFDKGVVEFIEASKRLQAQHAGVKCQLLGKVDERSRSGIPKQQLEEWLATGGVEYLGATDEVAPVLAQADCVVLPSYREGTPRTLLEAAAMAKPLIATNVPGCREVVHHNVNGYLCRARDPADLAAKMGQMLQLSNEELERMGQASRQLATTKFDDQFVIQKYKAAIAQVKEGRILND, encoded by the coding sequence ATGCGCATAGCCATTGTCATCAACACTTCCTGGAACATCTACAATTTCCGTATGCGCCTGCTGCAGGCGCTGTTGGCAGACGGCCATGAGGTAATAGCGGTGGCCCCGCCCGATGCCTATTCCCAAAAGCTGGTAGCTGCCGGCTGCACCTTTGTGCCCGTGCAGATGGCCAGAGGCACCAACCCCTTCCCGGACCTGCTGCTTGTCTGGCGCCTGTACCGGGCTTACCGGCAGCTCAGGCCCGATGTGGTGCTGCATTATACCATCAAGCCCAATATTTACGGCGCCATTGCGGCCCATTGGGCGGGCATTCCGGCCATCAACAATGTATCCGGACTGGGCAGCGTCTTTATCACCCGCGATCATATTTCGGCCATCGCCCTGAAGCTGTATCGGGTTGCGTTTCGCTATCCGGCCAAAGTATTTTTCCAGAACCACGACGACCGTCGACTTTTCCTGCGCAACAGACTGGTGCCCGCCAGCATCACGGAGGTGCTGCCGGGCTCCGGCATCGACCTGCAGGCATTCCGGCCCATCGGTGCATTCCGGCGCAACCAGCCCTTTGTGTTCCTGATGGTGGCGCGGGTGCTTTTTGACAAAGGTGTGGTGGAGTTTATAGAAGCCAGCAAACGGTTGCAGGCGCAGCACGCCGGGGTGAAATGCCAGCTGCTGGGCAAAGTGGATGAGCGCAGTCGCTCCGGCATCCCGAAACAACAGCTGGAGGAGTGGCTGGCTACCGGCGGAGTCGAGTACCTGGGTGCAACCGACGAGGTAGCCCCTGTACTGGCGCAGGCCGACTGCGTGGTGCTGCCTTCTTACCGCGAAGGAACGCCGCGCACGCTGCTGGAAGCCGCTGCCATGGCCAAACCTTTAATTGCCACCAATGTGCCTGGCTGCCGCGAGGTGGTGCACCACAATGTGAATGGGTATCTTTGCCGCGCCCGCGACCCAGCCGACCTGGCCGCCAAAATGGGGCAGATGCTACAGCTAAGCAACGAAGAACTGGAGCGGATGGGCCAAGCCAGCCGCCAACTGGCCACCACCAAATTCGATGACCAATTTGTAATCCAGAAGTATAAAGCAGCCATTGCGCAGGTTAAGGAAGGTAGAATTTTGAATGACTGA
- a CDS encoding c-type cytochrome — protein MPVTAFLHTHVLVVVLFLLLFAAKAVLLLLNKHQLLATVRHKTKVADILLGTLILITGAYLATQYNGGLPAWLILKIVLVLAAIPIGIAGLARQSKLLTVVALLLFLYVYGVAETNSLIMNNQEPIAKAALPDATDTPETDAVETGQPSATNAAAPENIIAAMSESQLANAKAIYTQVCASCHGADGAKNKRNAANLQVSQRSLNDRKTVIENGRGLMPAFGKQLSAQEVEMLAAYTMTLKK, from the coding sequence ATGCCCGTAACAGCATTCCTGCACACACACGTACTGGTAGTAGTTCTTTTTCTACTGCTGTTTGCTGCCAAGGCAGTTTTGCTGCTCCTAAACAAGCACCAGCTGCTGGCCACGGTACGTCATAAAACCAAGGTGGCCGACATACTCCTGGGCACCCTAATCCTTATTACAGGGGCATACCTGGCCACGCAGTACAATGGCGGCCTGCCGGCGTGGCTTATCCTTAAAATAGTACTGGTACTGGCTGCTATTCCGATCGGCATTGCCGGTCTGGCGCGCCAAAGCAAGCTGCTGACGGTGGTGGCGCTCCTGCTTTTCCTTTATGTATATGGCGTGGCCGAAACCAACAGCCTGATCATGAACAACCAGGAGCCGATAGCAAAGGCTGCCCTTCCGGATGCGACGGATACGCCCGAAACAGATGCCGTCGAAACAGGCCAGCCTTCCGCAACCAACGCTGCGGCACCTGAAAACATCATCGCTGCCATGAGCGAGAGCCAGTTGGCCAACGCCAAAGCCATCTACACGCAGGTATGCGCCAGCTGCCACGGGGCCGATGGCGCCAAAAACAAACGCAACGCGGCAAACTTACAAGTTAGTCAACGCAGCCTGAACGACCGTAAAACCGTTATTGAAAATGGCCGCGGCCTGATGCCTGCCTTCGGCAAGCAGCTGAGCGCGCAGGAAGTAGAGATGCTCGCGGCTTACACCATGACGCTTAAGAAATAA